A genomic region of Carassius carassius chromosome 27, fCarCar2.1, whole genome shotgun sequence contains the following coding sequences:
- the opn8a gene encoding opsin 8, group member a produces the protein MTKVGGNYVRGANDYDYRMSNWSVFFPEKVEVTFAVNSDGGAGMDRYTSKLSPAVDYGAGVFLLVVAILSILGNAAVLVTAAWRHSVLKAPELLTVNLAVTDIGMALSMYPLSIASAFNHAWIGGDPSCLYYGLMGMIFSVASIMTLAVMGLVRYLVTGNPPKSGSKFRRKTISILIGVIWLYSLLWAVFPFLGWGGYGAEPYGLACSVDWTGYQHSLNGSSFIMALAILCTLIPCAVILFSYTGIAWKLHKAYQAIKSNDNLPNSGAVERKVTLMGILISAGFIVSWTPYVFISLWTMFHSDGKDSVAPIVSLLPCLFAKCSTVYNPLVYYVFRKSFRRELRQIRMYCCWDAVNKMTLCVGAESSEETSRAQETAED, from the exons ATGACAAAGGTGGGGGGAAATTATGTGCGTGGTGCAAATGATTATGATTACAGGATGTCAAACTGGAGTGTTTTCTTTCCTGAGAAAGTGGAGGTGACATTTGCAGTCAATTCAGACGGAGGAGCTGGAATGGATCGCTACACCTCTAAACTGTCTCCTGCTGTTGATTATGGTGCAGGAGTGTTCTTGTTGGTGGTTG ccatTCTCTCCATCCTGGGCAATGCAGCCGTCCTTGTAACAGCTGCCTGGCGTCACAGCGTTCTCAAAGCTCCTGAGCTCCTCACGGTCAATCTGGCTGTCACTGACATTGGTATGGCTCTCAGCATGTACCCGCTCTCAATCGCCTCTGCCTTCAACCACGCCTGGATTGGAGGTGACCCTTCCTGCCTGTACTATGGTCTGATGGGTATGATCTTCAGCGTGGCCAGCATCATGACCCTGGCCGTTATGGGGTTAGTGAGATATCTGGTGACAGGAAACCCTCCAAAATCAG GTAGCAAGTTTCGAAGAAAAACTATCAGTATATTGATCGGTGTGATCTGGCTGTATTCTCTGCTCTGGGCAGTGTTTCCTTTTCTGGGATGGGGAGGATATGGGGCGGAACCCTACGGTTTGGCCTGCTCTGTGGACTGGACCGGGTACCAGCACTCCTTAAATGGCTCTTCATTCATTATGGCTTTGGCCATCCTGTGCACCCTGATCCCATGTGCAGTCATCCTGTTCTCCTACACTGGCATCGCCTGGAAGCTCCACAAGGCCTATCAGGCCATCAAGAGCAATGATAACCTGCCCAACTCTGGGGCCGTTGAGAGGAAAGTCACCCTG ATGGGCATCCTGATCAGTGCCGGCTTTATTGTATCCTGGACACCCTACGTGTTCATCAGTCTCTGGACCATGTTTCACTCTGATGGCAAAGACAGCGTGGCACCCATTGTCAGCTTGCTACCCTGCCTCTTTGCAAAATGCTCAACGGTGTACAACCCCTTAGTCTACTATGTTTTCCGCAAATCTTTCCGCAGAGAGCTTCGGCAAATCCGGATGTATTGTTGCTGGGATGCTGTTAACAAAATGACACTCTGTGTAGGAGCAGAAAGCTCAGAGGAAACTAGCAGGGCACAAGAGACAGCAGAAGATTGA